The region CAAAGCGCATGAAACAAATTGTGGCAATGTGAGGACACCAATGGCAATGCGAAAGGTAGCGGCAATTGACGGCCAGGGCCGAATTTCTGTCATCGAAGAACCCGTTGCAGCCCCAAAGCCAGGCCAGGTTCAAATCGAAGTTGCGGCGAGCATGGTCAGCCCCGGCACAGAATTGGGTGGGGTGAAAAGGCGGCGAGAAAATCCATCGGATGCCGCACCTCGCCCGTTTGGATATTCCAATGCCGGCGTGGTCGTGGCGCAAGGCGCGGGGTGTGAAGACATACCACTTGGGACGCGCGTAGCCTGTATGGGAGGCGGATATGCCCAACATGCGACCCATGCCTGTGTACCGCGCAATATGGCGGTACACATTCCCGATGGCGTCAGCGATGAAGACGCCTCGTCTATTCATCTGGTCGCAACCGCCTTAAATGCCGTGCGGCGTGGCGCATTCCAACTCAGCGAACACATTGCCGTGGCAGGTCTGGGACTTGTGGGACAATTTACTTGCCAGTGGGCACGTATTTCGGGATGTTATGTAATGGGCCTGGACCAATTGCCCATGCGTCTAAAAAAAGCGACCACCTGTGGCTTGCTGCGCGGGGTCAATATCACAGAGGAAGACCCGGTTGAAGTATCGAAGATTTTTACGCGCGGTTATGGTATCGATGGCGGTGTAATTGCTTTTGGTGGCGATGGCACACCGGCTTTTATCACGCTTAGCAAAATGATCAAAAAAGCACCCGACACGCACTTGATGGGGCGCATTGTCATTGTGGGCGGCGCCCGGATAGAACACGGCTTTGCATCCGCGCTGGGCAATCTGGATGTGCGCAGTGCCGCACGCACAGGACCGGGCTATCACGACGAGGAATGGGAACACGGTGCGGATTATCCCCCCGTTTTTATGCAGTGGACAACGAGGCGAAATTTAGAAGAATGCTTGCGCTTCATGGATTCCGAACACTTAAAAGTAGCCCCCCTTATCACCCATCGGGTTGCATTAGATGACGCACCCGAAGCATGTGAAGAACTCATCCAGAATCCCAACGCGGCACTGGGCGTCGTGTTTTTACCTTAAGAGGAGTCACAATGGCAGCAAAACGCTATCGCGCCGGTGCAATTGGTCGGACCGGGCAGGGCAATTTTGGACATGGCCTGCATGTGCCCTATCAAAAAATCGACTGCGTGGATATGATCGCCGTAGCCGATCCAGACGCAGCCGGACGAGAAAAGGCCATTGCAGATGCAGGGGCAGAGCGAGGGTATGAGGACTATCGCGACATGCTGGCGAAAGAAAACCTCAATATTGTCAGCGTGTGCCCCCGGTGGGTCGATTGTCACGAAGAAATGATCTTAGCGTGTATCGAAGCCGGCTGCCATGTCTATTCGGAAAAACCACTTGCAGGTGACCTCGCGTCTGCAGATCGCATTGTAGCTGCCGCCGAACAGAACAACTGCAAAATTGCCGTAGCTCATCAGGCTGTTTACCTCAGACAAGTGCATCAAGTGCGCGATCTAATACGAGAAAATCGAATTGGAAAACTCCTCTCCATGCATGGGTATGGCAAACAAGACCATCGAGGCGGCGGCGAAGACATGCTGGTGTTGGGAACACATCTCTTCAACATGATGCGCTTTTTGGGTGGCGATCCCCTGTGGATGACAGCGCGCGTGACAGTAGGAGACCGAGAAATCGCACCCGAGGATGTGCGGGAAGCCACAGAGCCAATTGGTGCGATTGCGGGCGACGGCGTGGTCAGCCTGTTTTCTTTTGGCGATGGCGTGGATGGCTCTTTTGTCTCGCGGTCCAATCAAGCGGGAAAAGGACAGGGCTATGGGCTGGTACTGGTTGGAGAATCTGGGCGAATAGCCATAAGCGGAGGTGCCGAAGCAATATCCATTTACGAAGATGGACTGTGGTCACCCTGGAGAGGAGGTCCTGCGTGGCAGGCGCTCGACCTTGCGGGTGATCACTTGCAAGAGACGGGAAATTATCTCGCCATTATCGATCTGATTGACGCCATAGAACGCGATCGCGCCCCCATTTCCAGTGATCGAGATGCGCGTTGGGCGTTGGAAATGATTCACGGGGCGTACGCATCCCAAATTTCTGGACAACGCGTTGTTTTTCCGAACCCCGATCGTTCTCATCCGCTCGAGAAATGGCATTCCGGGCATTGATATGGTTTTATCCAGGTCTATATTGATATTATTTTTAAAACGCTTTGTCCCTCGTGGAAAGGTCACAAAATGAAACTAAACGTATTGAAAGAATTGCCCCGTTCCTTTCAGGCATCCGTATTGCTTGCCGGATGGCCCGGTATGGGCAGCGTAGGAATTGGTGCGATTGACTATATCCGACGCAAACTCGATGCCGTCGCATTTGCAGAAATAGACATGCAATCCCACTTCACGCCCGAAGCCATGATCGTAGAAGATGGGCTCGCGACCTTTCCCGATCCGCCTGCCCATGTATTTTATGCAGTAGAAGAACACGACCTGATTATTTTTCAAAGCGAGGCGCAAATAGGCGGAGTACCCGGCGATGAATTATTGGACAAAATTCTGGATGTGGGACAACGGGTTGGCATCGATACCGTTCTCACGGGAGCGGCCTATCTCACACAGTCCAGTCACAAAGAAGATGCACAGGTGCTGGGGGTGGCGAACAACACTGAATTTCGAGATTTACTGGCATCGCATGGCGTGGAGATCTTAAAAGAGGGGATGGTCTCAGGGCTTAATGGTCTATTGATGGGCTTTGCTCAAAAACGCGATCTCAATGCAGCCTGTTTTTTGGGAACCATGCCGCAATACGCAGCACCCATCCCAAACCCCAAAGCTTCAAAAGAGATTGTGCTGACTCTGGCACATTTGTTAAATTTTTCGGTCGATATGTCGGAAATTGACGACGCTGCCGAAAAAATGGAAGGCACAATGGAAGATATTGAGATGCAGATCCAAAAGACATTTTCCCACATGGACGATATTCCAGAGAACGAATTCCCTGGCGGAAAGATCGAAGAGGATAAAGTGCCGCAGTCCGTTATGGAACGCATTGAAAAGATGTTTCGCGAAGTGAAAAAAAATGATCAGTTTCACAAAAAAGCCAATGAACTCAAAGCGGAACTGGACCGTTGGAACCTGTATCCATTTTACGAAGATCGTTTTCTGAATCTTTTCAAATCTGGCCCCGGAGGAAGCAGATAAATGACCGACATTAAAATTGATCTTTACAGCGATACATCCACCGTGCCAACACAAGCGATGCGCGAGTTTATGTGTCGGGCAAAAGTGGGTGATGAGCAAAAGGGCGAAGACCCGTCGGTGAATGCCCTACAGGATATGGTCGCCGAGATGCTGGGCAAAGAGGCGGCTCTTTTTTTGCCATCGGGAACGATGTGCAACCAGATTTCTTATGCGGTTCACTGCCGTGCAGGAGATCTCATTTTAGTAGATCGCACCGCACACCCGCTCATATCAGAAGCTGGCGGCGCAGCGGTGCTCGCTCGCGCAACACTGTATCCCATTGATGGGAAAAACGGCATGTTTACACCCGAGCAAATGGCAGAGGTTATGGTGCCGTCAACGCGATACAGACCGCCCTTCCGCCTCGTCTGTGCCGAACAGACCACAAATATGCCGGGAGGACGTATATGGCCCCTCGA is a window of Gemmatimonadota bacterium DNA encoding:
- a CDS encoding zinc-binding alcohol dehydrogenase is translated as KAHETNCGNVRTPMAMRKVAAIDGQGRISVIEEPVAAPKPGQVQIEVAASMVSPGTELGGVKRRRENPSDAAPRPFGYSNAGVVVAQGAGCEDIPLGTRVACMGGGYAQHATHACVPRNMAVHIPDGVSDEDASSIHLVATALNAVRRGAFQLSEHIAVAGLGLVGQFTCQWARISGCYVMGLDQLPMRLKKATTCGLLRGVNITEEDPVEVSKIFTRGYGIDGGVIAFGGDGTPAFITLSKMIKKAPDTHLMGRIVIVGGARIEHGFASALGNLDVRSAARTGPGYHDEEWEHGADYPPVFMQWTTRRNLEECLRFMDSEHLKVAPLITHRVALDDAPEACEELIQNPNAALGVVFLP
- a CDS encoding Gfo/Idh/MocA family oxidoreductase, encoding MAAKRYRAGAIGRTGQGNFGHGLHVPYQKIDCVDMIAVADPDAAGREKAIADAGAERGYEDYRDMLAKENLNIVSVCPRWVDCHEEMILACIEAGCHVYSEKPLAGDLASADRIVAAAEQNNCKIAVAHQAVYLRQVHQVRDLIRENRIGKLLSMHGYGKQDHRGGGEDMLVLGTHLFNMMRFLGGDPLWMTARVTVGDREIAPEDVREATEPIGAIAGDGVVSLFSFGDGVDGSFVSRSNQAGKGQGYGLVLVGESGRIAISGGAEAISIYEDGLWSPWRGGPAWQALDLAGDHLQETGNYLAIIDLIDAIERDRAPISSDRDARWALEMIHGAYASQISGQRVVFPNPDRSHPLEKWHSGH
- a CDS encoding PAC2 family protein — its product is MKLNVLKELPRSFQASVLLAGWPGMGSVGIGAIDYIRRKLDAVAFAEIDMQSHFTPEAMIVEDGLATFPDPPAHVFYAVEEHDLIIFQSEAQIGGVPGDELLDKILDVGQRVGIDTVLTGAAYLTQSSHKEDAQVLGVANNTEFRDLLASHGVEILKEGMVSGLNGLLMGFAQKRDLNAACFLGTMPQYAAPIPNPKASKEIVLTLAHLLNFSVDMSEIDDAAEKMEGTMEDIEMQIQKTFSHMDDIPENEFPGGKIEEDKVPQSVMERIEKMFREVKKNDQFHKKANELKAELDRWNLYPFYEDRFLNLFKSGPGGSR